In the Chryseobacterium sp. MYb264 genome, one interval contains:
- a CDS encoding T9SS type A sorting domain-containing protein, protein MKTKLLLASLFALSVQQTALAQTDANGYNTVNLTMGPAYQNRVFFDFSANSIVSQPANTWDIAFYRNSSMDFGTRINDAQTIQVYEASNVPANWDNINIANIGSWGAPKYNPDITTRLQDGAFEQGSASFGWGDYQPSHHVEGKIIFVLKYVSTDQYIKFMIDDYFGGYTFKYSKWNAATSTWEPTQTKTIANGTDDAYFNYFSFATGEKVANLEPPKANWDLMFTRYYTDFVYPGGSMMYKMAGVLQSPNITVAKVQPETQDTSAATLPASTSFSNNIASIGHSWKPTSGFYTDAVYYVKQGSDYYRMYFISNGGETSGNTYFKYKNITSVLGVTDIAGKKASFGIYPNPTTADKKVTVLFDVKEKLDNKGNVQVFDLTGKQVYQAELSNQAGFYKQDLDLSRLIPGNYLVKITFGGSSETKKLIVK, encoded by the coding sequence ATGAAAACAAAATTACTCTTGGCTTCTCTGTTTGCCCTTTCAGTTCAGCAAACCGCTTTGGCTCAAACAGATGCTAATGGATATAACACAGTAAATCTTACCATGGGACCAGCTTATCAAAATCGTGTATTTTTCGATTTTAGTGCAAACAGCATTGTTTCTCAGCCGGCCAACACATGGGATATTGCTTTTTACAGAAACTCTTCAATGGATTTTGGTACGAGAATTAATGATGCACAGACTATACAGGTTTACGAGGCATCTAATGTGCCTGCAAACTGGGATAATATCAATATCGCAAATATTGGTTCTTGGGGAGCACCTAAATATAATCCGGATATTACTACACGTTTGCAAGACGGGGCTTTCGAACAAGGATCTGCATCTTTTGGATGGGGAGATTATCAACCTAGTCACCATGTAGAAGGAAAAATTATCTTTGTTTTAAAATATGTTTCAACAGATCAGTATATCAAATTCATGATTGATGATTATTTCGGAGGATATACCTTCAAATATTCAAAATGGAATGCAGCTACGTCTACATGGGAGCCTACGCAGACAAAAACAATTGCAAACGGTACTGATGATGCTTACTTCAACTATTTTTCATTCGCTACAGGAGAAAAAGTAGCAAATCTAGAACCACCAAAGGCAAATTGGGATCTTATGTTTACAAGATATTATACCGATTTTGTATATCCCGGAGGATCTATGATGTATAAAATGGCAGGAGTTTTACAGAGTCCAAACATTACTGTTGCAAAAGTACAGCCTGAAACTCAGGATACTTCTGCTGCAACACTCCCAGCTTCTACCTCATTCTCAAACAATATCGCTTCAATAGGTCATTCCTGGAAGCCTACCAGTGGTTTTTATACAGATGCAGTTTATTATGTAAAGCAAGGGTCTGATTACTACAGAATGTATTTCATATCAAACGGAGGTGAAACAAGCGGAAACACTTACTTCAAATACAAAAACATCACGTCTGTGTTAGGTGTTACGGATATCGCCGGTAAAAAAGCATCTTTCGGTATTTATCCAAACCCGACTACGGCAGATAAAAAAGTAACAGTTTTGTTTGATGTTAAAGAAAAACTTGACAACAAAGGAAATGTACAGGTATTTGACCTTACAGGAAAACAGGTCTATCAGGCAGAATTAAGCAATCAGGCTGGATTCTACAAACAGGATTTAGACTTGTCAAGACTGATCCCAGGAAACTATCTGGTAAAAATTACTTTTGGCGGAAGCTCAGAAACCAAAAAGTTAATTGTAAAATAA
- a CDS encoding T9SS-dependent choice-of-anchor J family protein, giving the protein MKLKLLLGALMFTAVTANAQVAFINENFDSFTTLGTGSLPQNGWTTKINPVDPSADPVLTVEGPNGIADKYIQAYSFTSPNIPFYLISPQIVAPSGGQTISVTTLRIGGIPGGNGTLEIGLVANPTDMSTFTSIGTITPISTATATNTTFNVPSSSYQYIAFKFSANSAHQALRLDNIVLTPASSLAVSDNVKFSSKSTQFAVTADNTALQFVAKKDPKNVQVYSALGTKVSDGKLNNSRVDISQLQSGVYFVLIEEADGTATKSKFIKK; this is encoded by the coding sequence ATGAAATTAAAACTACTTTTAGGAGCTTTGATGTTTACGGCTGTTACAGCTAATGCACAAGTAGCATTTATTAATGAAAATTTCGATTCATTTACAACTTTAGGAACAGGTTCTTTACCTCAAAATGGATGGACAACAAAAATTAATCCTGTAGATCCATCGGCTGATCCTGTTCTAACTGTTGAGGGGCCTAATGGAATTGCTGATAAATATATTCAAGCTTATTCTTTTACATCTCCTAACATTCCTTTTTACTTAATTTCTCCACAAATTGTTGCTCCTTCAGGAGGACAGACGATTTCTGTCACTACTTTAAGAATTGGAGGAATTCCTGGAGGAAACGGAACTCTTGAAATAGGATTAGTTGCAAATCCTACCGATATGTCTACATTTACATCTATCGGAACAATAACCCCTATTTCAACAGCTACAGCTACTAACACAACTTTTAATGTTCCTTCATCATCATACCAGTATATTGCATTTAAGTTTTCTGCAAACTCTGCTCACCAAGCGTTACGCCTTGATAATATAGTGCTTACACCTGCAAGTAGCCTCGCAGTTTCTGACAATGTAAAATTTTCTAGTAAGAGTACTCAGTTTGCAGTAACTGCAGATAACACAGCATTACAGTTTGTAGCGAAGAAAGATCCTAAAAATGTTCAGGTATACTCTGCATTAGGAACTAAAGTGTCTGATGGTAAGCTAAATAATTCTAGAGTTGACATCAGCCAACTTCAGTCAGGTGTTTATTTCGTTCTTATTGAAGAAGCAGACGGAACAGCAACAAAATCAAAATTCATCAAGAAATAA
- a CDS encoding TonB-dependent receptor plug domain-containing protein, with product MKKKVLSLLSLSAVLWVNAQEKDSLQQKNIEEVVITGQYMQQSINKSIYKVEVIDAQQIKNMAVTNAAEVLNQNLNILVEPNSGSGDSNANIMGLSGQYTKVLIDNIPVVSDQGMGNLVDLSKINVNNIERIEIVKGSMGVEYGNNAVAGVINIITKKNYSKKFNALISLQEETVGKDYDWFKKGNGRHVQSLNLGYRINDNWSVSADINHNDFQGFKGKYNGYKYFSEGNDGLRGYEWLPKDQLITNAAVRYAKGSTSFFYKVNYLNEEINSYNQIINPDYESGSKTFVAKDRNYFTNRWLHQFNIQTKLGRINYNGDFSYQTQKRKYQEYDYDVPNRATLSKDPELTYYESKVLYSRGMFSNFLNSDKINFQLGYELDRTEGYANSVTFESNNNGKNINRTIFNYANFLSAEWKANNWLSLRPGVRLALSDKFDSQYNYSVTAKFNTSQNSDIRAVFGSANRFPTYDELYTFVVDNNHDIRGNENLKPETGYSAGLFWDYNTSSSGAWKFNLSLSGMYLDVNDRIESVIINLEPLKYTYLNVNKYKSMLFGGGLNIRKDNLTLNTGVSVMGVSQALNTGQITSPSDYNYYVEANLGANYTLDNTKTLFALYYKYTGKRKQFTYIPSTSLSTDPGKFVLGEVQDFNMLNFTVSQPFFKDHFEVSLGIKNIFDVSTIRNTVSAGDAHNAGNGNQNLFYGRSYFARVNYNF from the coding sequence ATGAAGAAGAAAGTGCTTTCTTTACTGTCATTGTCTGCCGTTCTATGGGTAAATGCACAGGAAAAAGATTCTCTACAACAGAAAAATATAGAAGAGGTTGTCATCACAGGACAATATATGCAACAATCTATCAATAAATCTATTTATAAAGTTGAAGTAATTGATGCACAGCAAATTAAAAATATGGCTGTGACCAATGCAGCAGAGGTTCTAAATCAAAATCTTAATATCTTAGTTGAACCCAATTCTGGATCTGGAGATTCTAATGCCAATATTATGGGGCTTAGCGGTCAGTATACGAAGGTTCTTATTGATAATATTCCTGTAGTAAGCGATCAGGGAATGGGAAATCTTGTAGATCTTTCAAAAATCAATGTTAATAATATTGAAAGAATTGAGATTGTAAAAGGTTCTATGGGAGTTGAATATGGTAATAATGCTGTTGCAGGTGTTATCAATATCATTACCAAGAAAAATTATTCTAAAAAATTCAATGCCTTAATTTCTTTACAGGAAGAAACCGTTGGAAAGGATTACGATTGGTTTAAAAAAGGTAATGGGCGTCATGTTCAATCCTTAAATTTAGGATATAGAATCAATGATAATTGGTCGGTAAGTGCAGACATAAACCATAATGATTTCCAAGGATTCAAAGGAAAATATAATGGTTATAAATATTTTAGTGAAGGTAACGACGGACTAAGAGGATATGAATGGCTTCCGAAAGATCAACTCATCACAAATGCTGCCGTTAGATATGCGAAAGGAAGTACGTCATTCTTCTATAAGGTAAATTATCTTAATGAAGAAATCAATAGCTATAACCAAATTATAAATCCTGATTATGAATCCGGAAGCAAAACTTTTGTAGCTAAAGACAGAAATTACTTTACCAATAGATGGCTTCATCAGTTTAATATTCAAACTAAACTTGGAAGAATAAATTATAACGGAGATTTTTCTTATCAGACACAGAAAAGAAAATATCAGGAATATGATTATGATGTTCCTAATAGAGCAACACTTTCTAAAGATCCGGAGCTTACTTATTATGAGTCAAAAGTATTGTATTCTAGAGGGATGTTCAGTAATTTCCTTAATAGCGATAAGATTAATTTTCAGTTAGGATATGAATTAGACAGAACGGAAGGTTATGCAAATTCTGTCACTTTTGAATCTAATAATAACGGAAAAAATATTAATAGAACCATATTCAATTATGCCAATTTCTTATCTGCTGAATGGAAGGCTAATAATTGGTTATCATTACGTCCAGGAGTGAGATTGGCTTTAAGTGATAAATTTGATTCACAATATAATTATTCAGTAACTGCAAAATTTAATACTTCTCAGAATTCAGATATACGTGCCGTATTCGGATCAGCAAATAGATTTCCTACTTATGATGAATTGTATACTTTCGTAGTAGATAACAATCATGACATTCGTGGAAATGAAAATCTTAAACCTGAAACAGGGTATTCAGCAGGATTATTCTGGGATTATAACACCAGCTCTTCTGGAGCTTGGAAATTTAATCTAAGTTTATCTGGAATGTATCTAGATGTGAATGATAGAATAGAAAGTGTTATTATAAATCTTGAACCTTTAAAATATACGTATTTAAACGTTAACAAATATAAATCAATGTTATTCGGAGGAGGCTTGAATATTCGCAAAGATAATTTAACTTTAAATACCGGTGTTTCTGTTATGGGAGTTTCACAAGCTTTAAATACAGGACAAATTACTTCGCCTAGTGACTATAACTATTATGTTGAAGCAAATTTAGGGGCAAATTACACATTGGATAATACAAAAACACTCTTTGCTTTATATTATAAATATACAGGTAAGAGAAAACAATTTACATATATTCCTTCCACTAGTTTGAGCACAGATCCAGGTAAGTTTGTATTGGGTGAAGTTCAAGATTTTAATATGTTGAATTTTACGGTGTCACAGCCTTTTTTCAAAGATCATTTTGAAGTAAGCCTTGGTATCAAGAATATTTTTGATGTCTCTACTATTAGAAATACTGTTTCTGCTGGTGATGCTCACAACGCAGGTAATGGAAATCAAAACCTTTTCTACGGCAGAAGTTATTTTGCTAGAGTAAACTACAATTTTTAA
- a CDS encoding HmuY family protein encodes MKKILFYILIGTSFVAQSCINDNEDPVAVLPSDGIISDANVGGPTQPNQVWIDLSDISIVNGKEGPKETLTKRTDWDMGFYSGSSFKVIINSSVMMAAGKITGATNIDLVKESDVAALKNQVQVASFNPANVAYVDNVNGNFPTDNTAIADVNAVDSENAIYLVNMGKDLYTGSVPVGSIATGGDSRGWMKVQVVRSGDGYKVKYAELGATTHKELTIAKNAAYNFNFVSLKNNKEVFIQPEKNKWDISFTVFTNIIEGAGTYVYGDFVTTNIVGGAGSYEVKVAANVAAQTYKDFKKADVDASKFIYNDQRSIGPNWRNPVGVNGLEVYGDRFYIIKDPEGNYFKLKFSRITDKDGVRGFPQFEYNPL; translated from the coding sequence ATGAAAAAAATACTGTTTTATATTTTAATAGGAACATCATTCGTTGCTCAATCTTGTATTAATGATAATGAAGATCCGGTAGCAGTTTTACCATCCGATGGCATCATATCAGATGCTAATGTTGGAGGTCCTACACAACCCAATCAGGTGTGGATAGATCTTAGTGATATTAGTATTGTAAATGGTAAAGAAGGACCAAAAGAAACTCTTACTAAGAGAACAGATTGGGACATGGGATTTTATTCAGGAAGTTCTTTTAAGGTTATTATTAATTCTTCTGTTATGATGGCAGCAGGAAAAATTACCGGTGCTACAAATATCGATTTAGTAAAAGAATCAGATGTAGCAGCATTGAAAAATCAAGTTCAGGTTGCTAGTTTTAATCCTGCAAATGTAGCTTATGTTGATAATGTAAATGGAAATTTCCCAACAGATAATACAGCAATAGCAGATGTGAATGCGGTAGATAGTGAGAATGCTATTTATCTTGTTAATATGGGAAAAGATCTATATACAGGCAGCGTTCCTGTAGGCTCTATTGCTACGGGAGGTGATAGCAGGGGATGGATGAAAGTTCAGGTAGTAAGATCTGGAGATGGCTATAAAGTAAAGTATGCAGAACTTGGTGCAACTACTCATAAAGAACTTACGATTGCTAAAAATGCAGCATATAATTTCAATTTTGTAAGTCTTAAAAATAATAAAGAAGTTTTTATTCAGCCTGAAAAAAATAAGTGGGATATTAGCTTTACGGTATTCACTAATATCATTGAAGGGGCTGGAACTTATGTATATGGTGATTTTGTAACTACAAATATAGTAGGAGGTGCTGGTTCTTATGAAGTAAAAGTTGCTGCGAATGTTGCTGCACAAACATATAAAGATTTTAAAAAAGCAGATGTTGATGCTTCGAAATTTATTTATAATGATCAGCGCTCAATTGGTCCAAACTGGAGAAATCCTGTAGGGGTTAATGGGCTTGAAGTATATGGAGACAGATTTTATATTATAAAAGATCCTGAAGGTAATTATTTTAAACTTAAGTTTTCAAGAATTACAGATAAAGATGGAGTAAGAGGGTTCCCTCAGTTTGAATATAATCCGTTGTAA
- a CDS encoding heme/hemin ABC transporter substrate-binding protein, protein MKKFILAASVLVAVYSCKKEEGAKTENATELSSETPKSNNKIVTLNGGITEIVAALGHEKEIVATDVTSTYPESLKATAKDLGHMRSMTIEPIMSVNPTLILASDKDINPELMGKIKASGIKTETFKQEFTVDGTKKLIADVAKAIGNTDYQKLTDKIDADLKQVQPIAKKPKVLFIYARGNMLMVSGKNTPMDALIGLAGGENAVKDFEDFKPLTPEAVVKANPDVLFFFSSGLESAGGNEGALKMPGVSQTNAGKNKRIIAMDGGLVSGFGPRLGEAAVGLNKLLVESTK, encoded by the coding sequence ATGAAAAAATTCATTCTTGCGGCTTCTGTGCTGGTAGCAGTGTATTCTTGTAAAAAAGAAGAAGGGGCTAAAACAGAAAATGCAACAGAACTAAGTTCAGAAACACCAAAATCTAATAATAAAATTGTAACGTTAAACGGCGGAATTACGGAAATCGTTGCCGCTTTAGGTCACGAAAAAGAAATCGTAGCAACAGACGTTACAAGCACTTATCCAGAATCTTTAAAAGCTACGGCTAAAGATCTAGGGCATATGAGATCAATGACGATCGAGCCAATCATGTCTGTAAATCCAACATTAATTTTAGCTTCTGATAAAGACATCAATCCTGAATTGATGGGTAAAATCAAAGCTTCAGGGATCAAAACGGAGACTTTTAAGCAAGAGTTTACGGTTGACGGAACGAAAAAATTAATCGCCGACGTAGCCAAAGCGATCGGAAATACAGATTATCAGAAACTAACGGATAAAATCGATGCTGATTTAAAGCAGGTACAGCCTATCGCTAAAAAACCTAAAGTATTATTCATCTATGCAAGAGGAAATATGCTGATGGTTTCAGGAAAAAATACCCCAATGGATGCACTGATCGGATTAGCTGGTGGTGAAAATGCGGTAAAGGATTTTGAAGATTTCAAACCATTAACGCCGGAAGCCGTAGTAAAGGCAAATCCTGATGTATTATTCTTCTTCTCTAGCGGACTGGAAAGTGCGGGGGGGAACGAAGGTGCATTGAAAATGCCGGGTGTTTCCCAGACCAATGCCGGTAAAAATAAGAGAATTATCGCAATGGACGGAGGTTTAGTGTCAGGTTTCGGACCTAGACTGGGTGAGGCTGCAGTAGGATTAAACAAATTATTAGTTGAAAGCACAAAGTAA
- a CDS encoding FecCD family ABC transporter permease has translation MKAQSKLYFYMTMSTILLILIAVWSLNTGVYDFGGKSAFEVLGKVMKNDPGISLSDQYVVWDVRAARIIMAILIGSMLSVSGTSLQGLFRNPLATGDLIGLTAGATLMAAITIVLGGYFREYLPEVVQFSLVGIAAFIGSLLAMLLVYRISTSGGKTNVVMMLLTGVAISAIGFSIVGFLIYISKDDQLRDLTFWNMGSLAAATWTKNIILTVILILSYSVLLRKGKALNAMMLGEKDAQHLGINVENLKKQIVIIVSLMVGSCVAFSGTIGFVGLIVPYILRLLFKSNYNYILPLSAILGSILLLTADTISRSIVQPSELPIGILTAMMGAPIFIAILLKFKKSM, from the coding sequence TTGAAAGCACAAAGTAAATTATACTTTTACATGACAATGAGTACCATACTGCTTATTCTTATAGCAGTATGGTCTCTCAATACAGGAGTTTACGATTTTGGGGGTAAATCTGCGTTTGAAGTGTTGGGAAAAGTAATGAAAAATGACCCCGGTATATCATTAAGTGATCAGTATGTAGTCTGGGATGTAAGAGCAGCCAGAATTATCATGGCTATTCTTATCGGAAGCATGCTTTCGGTATCAGGAACAAGTTTGCAGGGATTGTTCAGAAATCCGCTGGCAACGGGAGATCTTATCGGGCTTACGGCGGGAGCAACCCTGATGGCAGCAATTACCATTGTTTTAGGAGGGTATTTCAGAGAGTATCTTCCTGAGGTAGTGCAGTTTTCCCTTGTCGGGATTGCTGCTTTCATCGGTTCGCTTTTGGCGATGTTACTGGTCTACAGAATTTCTACAAGCGGTGGTAAAACCAATGTGGTGATGATGCTTTTAACGGGTGTTGCTATTTCTGCCATTGGGTTTTCTATTGTAGGTTTTCTGATCTATATTTCAAAAGACGATCAGTTAAGAGATCTGACATTCTGGAATATGGGAAGTTTAGCGGCTGCTACCTGGACGAAGAATATTATTCTGACGGTGATTTTAATACTTTCTTACTCGGTTCTTTTGAGAAAAGGAAAGGCATTGAATGCCATGATGTTGGGGGAGAAAGATGCACAGCATTTAGGAATTAATGTTGAAAATCTTAAAAAGCAAATTGTAATCATCGTCTCATTAATGGTGGGAAGCTGTGTGGCTTTTTCAGGCACGATAGGTTTTGTAGGATTAATTGTACCCTATATTTTAAGACTTTTATTTAAGTCTAATTACAACTATATTCTGCCTTTATCGGCTATCCTGGGAAGTATTTTATTATTGACCGCAGATACGATTAGCAGGAGCATTGTACAGCCTTCGGAACTACCCATCGGAATTTTAACAGCCATGATGGGAGCACCTATTTTTATTGCTATTTTATTGAAATTTAAAAAATCAATGTAA
- a CDS encoding heme ABC transporter ATP-binding protein produces MVKAEQISYKHKDFYILNEVDVTLGYGEFLAIVGPNGAGKSSLLSVLANEVKSHHQILFKDKNIRDWKVAELSKHKAKFSQHNSNDIPLEVKDVVMMGRYPYFDAQPRQEDHEAMNNMMYETDVYHLKDREYNTLSGGEKQRVHLSRVMAQLQNDITNKLVFLDEPLNNLDVKHQYKALEIIKNFTKKENSAIVVLHDLNLAAQFADKILLMKSGRVAAYGTPTEVFTAKTISDAYNFPCTICDHPITSNPMIIFG; encoded by the coding sequence ATGGTTAAAGCAGAGCAGATCAGTTATAAACATAAGGATTTTTATATCCTGAATGAAGTGGATGTAACGTTAGGCTATGGCGAATTTTTAGCCATTGTAGGTCCGAACGGAGCCGGAAAATCTAGCCTTTTGAGTGTTTTGGCGAATGAGGTGAAAAGTCATCATCAGATTTTATTTAAAGATAAAAATATCCGCGATTGGAAAGTGGCTGAATTGTCTAAACATAAAGCTAAATTTTCTCAGCACAACAGCAATGATATTCCACTTGAGGTAAAAGATGTCGTGATGATGGGACGTTACCCGTATTTCGATGCACAGCCGAGACAGGAGGATCATGAAGCCATGAACAATATGATGTATGAAACGGATGTTTATCATTTAAAAGACAGGGAATATAACACTTTGTCCGGTGGTGAAAAGCAGCGTGTACATCTTTCGAGAGTAATGGCTCAGCTACAGAATGATATTACCAATAAGCTCGTTTTTCTGGATGAACCTTTGAATAATTTAGATGTTAAACATCAATACAAAGCCTTAGAGATCATTAAAAATTTCACCAAAAAAGAAAATTCAGCGATTGTTGTGTTGCATGATTTAAATCTTGCGGCACAGTTTGCAGATAAAATTTTATTGATGAAATCCGGAAGAGTTGCCGCATACGGAACACCAACTGAAGTTTTTACCGCAAAAACCATTAGTGATGCGTATAATTTTCCGTGCACCATTTGCGACCATCCGATCACGAGCAACCCAATGATTATTTTTGGATAA
- a CDS encoding class I SAM-dependent methyltransferase, with protein MEKKDLQILAQNLANPQGEKGIEIGEMMNATNIGMTLESIKTLLIEDDETILEIGHGNAAHVKSILNKAQNVQYTGIDISETMHNEAKRLNAEFKDHAEFVLYGGKKLPFEDQAFDKIFTVNTVYFWENPVEYLNEIYRVLKDNGTFVLTFGQRHFMEKLPFTEYDFTLYNTDEMEETVSKSYFKRMKVSEKDEEIKSKTGDETVRRIYTVLTIKK; from the coding sequence ATGGAAAAGAAAGACTTACAAATATTAGCACAAAATCTGGCCAATCCTCAAGGTGAAAAAGGTATTGAGATCGGTGAGATGATGAATGCCACGAATATCGGTATGACCCTGGAAAGTATTAAAACGCTTTTAATTGAAGATGATGAAACGATTCTTGAAATTGGTCACGGCAATGCTGCTCATGTTAAAAGCATTTTAAACAAAGCTCAAAACGTACAATATACAGGAATTGATATTTCTGAAACCATGCATAATGAGGCCAAAAGATTAAATGCAGAGTTTAAAGATCACGCTGAATTTGTATTATATGGAGGGAAAAAACTTCCTTTTGAAGATCAGGCTTTTGATAAAATATTTACCGTAAACACAGTTTATTTCTGGGAAAATCCGGTGGAATATTTAAATGAGATCTACAGGGTTTTAAAAGATAACGGAACATTCGTTCTTACTTTCGGACAAAGACATTTCATGGAAAAACTTCCCTTCACGGAATATGATTTCACATTGTATAATACCGATGAAATGGAGGAAACCGTTTCTAAAAGCTATTTCAAAAGAATGAAGGTCTCAGAAAAAGACGAAGAAATTAAAAGTAAAACGGGGGATGAAACCGTTAGAAGAATATACACAGTTTTAACCATAAAAAAATAA
- a CDS encoding hemin-degrading factor has product MSTLVNDLKEKWEALKAENPHLRIRNAADQLGVSEAELLATNVGEGVTVLKPEFQNILTEVEQLGKVMALTRNDECVHERKGTYLNGDFSSLHAQLFVGEEIDLRIFLNHWKFAFGVVEGDKKSLQFFGKDGLALHKIYLTKDSNDAAFDVIVEKFKADDQNSALELEAVAPKAEEKADADIDVEGFQKAWSELKDTHDFFMMTRKFGVSRTQALRLAPEGFTKKIDNAKVVNVLEDASEKELPIMIFVGNRGIIQIHTGNVKKVLWHQQWFNVMDPDFNLHLDVTKIHEAWIVKKTTEDGEVTAIEVFNKEGDFIAQFFGKRKPGIPELQEWKDLVAELEK; this is encoded by the coding sequence ATGAGCACATTAGTTAACGATTTAAAGGAAAAATGGGAAGCTCTTAAAGCTGAAAACCCGCATTTGAGAATCAGAAATGCAGCTGACCAGCTTGGCGTAAGCGAGGCTGAATTATTGGCAACAAACGTAGGGGAGGGCGTGACCGTTCTGAAACCTGAATTTCAAAATATTTTAACGGAAGTTGAACAGTTAGGAAAAGTGATGGCACTTACAAGAAATGATGAGTGTGTTCACGAAAGAAAAGGGACCTACCTGAATGGAGATTTCAGCAGCCTGCACGCACAGCTTTTTGTAGGTGAGGAAATTGATTTGAGAATCTTTTTAAACCACTGGAAATTTGCTTTCGGAGTCGTGGAAGGTGATAAAAAAAGTCTTCAGTTCTTCGGAAAAGACGGGTTGGCGCTTCACAAGATCTATTTAACAAAAGACAGCAATGATGCAGCTTTTGATGTGATTGTTGAAAAATTTAAGGCTGATGATCAGAATTCTGCATTAGAATTGGAAGCTGTGGCTCCAAAAGCTGAGGAAAAAGCAGATGCGGATATCGATGTGGAAGGTTTCCAAAAAGCTTGGTCTGAATTGAAAGATACTCATGATTTCTTTATGATGACCAGAAAATTCGGGGTAAGCAGAACTCAGGCTTTGAGATTGGCTCCTGAAGGATTCACAAAGAAAATTGATAATGCGAAAGTGGTAAATGTGCTGGAGGATGCGTCTGAGAAGGAACTTCCGATCATGATCTTCGTTGGAAACAGAGGGATTATCCAGATCCATACCGGAAATGTGAAAAAAGTTCTTTGGCACCAGCAGTGGTTCAATGTAATGGATCCGGATTTCAATTTACACCTTGATGTAACGAAAATTCATGAAGCATGGATCGTAAAAAAAACTACAGAAGACGGAGAAGTTACTGCTATCGAAGTATTCAATAAGGAAGGTGATTTCATCGCTCAGTTCTTCGGAAAAAGAAAACCGGGAATTCCTGAATTGCAAGAGTGGAAAGACCTTGTAGCGGAATTGGAAAAATAA
- a CDS encoding ChaN family lipoprotein, translating to MKNILIALLLAGFCSLQAQSFKAYQFYDKKGKEVNTDKLVKDLADYDIIFFGENHNSSINHWLQLKITEALYAQKNGQLILGAEMFERDNQSQLNQYLTGKFDAKTFKDSVRLWNNYATDYKPLVDFAKTKKLNFIATNIPRRYASQTAKEGLESLNTLTAKEKTYIAQLPIKVTLDTPSYTEMKAMMGDHAEGTKVMNFISAQATKDATMAESILKNFQDGKTFIHYNGNYHSKEFGGIYWYIKQKNPNLKMAVISVFESENPELKVPEKEYIPTDFNLVIPSDMTKTF from the coding sequence ATGAAGAATATTTTAATAGCACTATTGCTTGCAGGTTTCTGCTCATTGCAGGCGCAAAGCTTCAAAGCCTATCAGTTTTACGATAAAAAAGGAAAAGAAGTAAACACCGACAAATTGGTGAAAGATCTGGCCGATTACGACATTATTTTCTTTGGTGAAAATCATAACAGCTCTATCAATCACTGGCTTCAGCTGAAGATCACTGAGGCTTTGTATGCTCAGAAAAACGGACAGCTTATTTTGGGGGCCGAAATGTTTGAAAGAGATAATCAGTCTCAGTTGAATCAATATTTGACGGGGAAATTTGATGCTAAAACATTCAAAGATTCTGTGCGTTTATGGAATAATTATGCAACAGATTATAAGCCGTTGGTCGATTTTGCCAAGACAAAGAAACTGAATTTCATTGCCACCAATATTCCGAGAAGATATGCATCACAAACGGCAAAAGAAGGGTTAGAATCTTTGAATACGCTAACGGCAAAAGAAAAAACATACATCGCTCAGTTGCCGATTAAAGTAACGCTGGATACGCCTAGTTATACCGAAATGAAAGCGATGATGGGTGATCATGCAGAAGGTACCAAAGTGATGAATTTTATTTCTGCTCAGGCAACGAAAGATGCTACGATGGCGGAATCTATTCTGAAAAACTTTCAAGATGGAAAGACATTTATTCATTATAACGGAAATTATCACAGTAAAGAATTCGGAGGGATTTACTGGTATATCAAACAGAAAAATCCTAATCTTAAAATGGCAGTGATCTCTGTTTTTGAATCTGAAAATCCTGAACTCAAAGTTCCTGAAAAGGAGTATATTCCTACAGATTTCAACCTTGTCATTCCAAGTGATATGACAAAGACTTTCTAA